The Anopheles merus strain MAF chromosome 2L, AmerM5.1, whole genome shotgun sequence genome has a segment encoding these proteins:
- the LOC121591810 gene encoding zinc finger protein Helios, translating into MDVAPSMVQRSGDKLIVRRVVSGEQVHLSDQNPPVQSDDGESTDQQLLLDRWRRFSTDASANYDEPLTDGEGTQPGPSSQGANDHDQQQQQQQQLPQCKIKRNYSCGRCTYFTQNPRKYLTHLRDTHGEKIVINECKRCLYASRHYQKLVRHMKMVHGSVDGIRKSAFGASRRRVQKSYAGQMHLGQVMPAAVPKLSDSEALTTAYVQQLVASGLPKLLEEMEKSGAALAANFAREASTIKVELDQLKQSMPYSADETVQEASEGDRIDSKPSEEPKKRSRPVPNLIPLNMSTSGSSGTPKTTPQKFVKPIPIAALKAENGESDRTPEDYPLSLTKHQQPVATHPDDIMTKCMYCELSFKPVEALANHIKLAHKNDLIAFLLANSFDSATDAADKPVLQQPAEPTERTTVNEIWKRLLERSAESAVQTPRKYEAGGSSGSAKDLSNDTDTDDDNREESHQSQTFCGVETAPGYGEVTNRLPTIDPAAVGRAGSGGSSGGSGLMKKVFKCPHCSFWASTASRFHVHIVGHLNKKPFECSLCAYRSNWRWDITKHIRLKTIRDPSHKNAGVLMNDETGRRNYTKYNKYIALMQITDK; encoded by the exons ATGGATGTGGCACCGTCGATGGTGCAACGGTCCGGCGACAAGCTGATAGTGCGCCGGGTGGTAAGCGGCGAGCAGGTACACCTGAGCGACCAGAACCCGCCCGTCCAGTCGGACGATGGGGAGTCCACCgaccagcagctgctgctcgacCGTTGGCGACGCTTTTCCACCGACGCGTCGGCCAACTACGACGAGCCGCTAACCGATGGGGAAGGAACCCAACCGGGGCCATCGTCCCAAGGGGCGAACGATCAcgatcaacagcagcagcagcagcagcagctgccgcAGTGCAAAATCAAGCGCAACTACTCGTGCGGCCGCTGTACTTACTTCACGCAGAACCCGCGCAAATATCTAACCCATCTGCGGGACACGCACGGCGAAAAGATCGTGATCAATGAGTGCAAACGGTGTCTGTACGCGTCGCGCCACTACCAGAAGCTGGTACGGCACATGAAGATGGTGCACGGGTCGGTGGATGGCATTCGGAAGTCGGCGTTCGGTGCGAGCCGGCGCCGGGTGCAGAAGAGCTACGCGGGGCAGATGCATCTGGGGCAGGTTATGCCGGCTGCGGTGCCCAAGCTGTCGGACAGTGAGGCACTGACGACGGCGTACGTGCAGCAGTTGGTGGCGTCCGGGTTGCCGAAGTTGCTGGAGGAGATGGAAAAGTCTGGAGCAGCACTGGCGG CTAACTTTGCCCGGGAAGCCTCCACGATCAAGGTGGAATTGGATcaactaaaacaatcaatgCCATATTCAGCGGATGAG ACCGTCCAAGAGGCTAGCGAAGGTGACAGAATAGACAGCAAACCTTCGGAAGAGCCTAAAAAGCGATCCCGCCCAGTGCCTAATCTTATCCCACTGAACATGTCCACGTCCGGGTCATCGGGGACACCCAAGACGACGCCCCAAAAGTTCGTCAAACCAATTCCAATCGCCGCCCTAAAGGCAGAGAATGGCGAAAGTGATCGAACGCCGGAAGATTACCCGCTCAGCCTGACCAAGCACCAGCAACCCGTGGCCACCCACCCCGACGACATCATGACCAAGTGTATGTACTGCGAGCTGTCGTTCAAGCCGGTCGAAGCGCTGGCCAATCACATCAAGCTAGCGCACAAGAATGACCTGATAGCGTTCCTGCTCGCCAACTCCTTCGACAGCGCAACGGACGCAGCGGACAAACCGGTCCTACAGCAGCCAGCTGAGCCCACGGAACGCACCACGGTCAACGAAATATGGAAACGTTTGCTGGAGCGCAGTGCCGAATCTGCGGTACAAACGCCGCGGAAGTACGAAGCAGGCGGTAGCAGTGGTAGTGCAAAAGACCTCTCGAACGACACGGACACGGACGATGACAACCGGGAGGAGTCGCATCAGTCGCAGACATTTTGCGGGGTCGAGACGGCACCCGGGTACGGTGAGGTGACGAACCGGCTGCCAACGATCGATCCAGCAGCCGTCGGTAGGGCTGGCTCCGGCGGCAGCTCCGGTGGTTCCGGACTGATGAAGAAAGTCTTCAAGTGTCCGCACTGCTCGTTCTGGGCGTCGACGGCGTCCCGCTTTCACGTGCACATCGTCGGCCACCTGAACAAGAAGCCGTTCGAGTGTTCGCTGTGCGCGTACCGGTCGAACTGGCGCTGGGACATTACGAAGCACATCCGCCTGAAGACGATACGCGACCCAAGCCACAAGAATGCGGGCGTCCTGATGAACGACGAGACGGGGCGAAGGAACTACACCAAGTACAACAAGTACATCGCACTGATGCAGATTACCGACAAGTAG
- the LOC121591722 gene encoding succinate dehydrogenase [ubiquinone] iron-sulfur subunit, mitochondrial, which produces MAVIAADLKLLLACRGTFGQIRNIHLAAANNAAAKKVKKFQIYRWNPDKPEEKPYNQTYEVDLSACGPMVLDALIKIKNEMDPTLTFRRSCREGICGSCAMNIGGTNTLACISKIDADNLDKPTKIYPLPHMYVVKDLVPDMNNFYNQYRSIQPWLQRKNESTEKKGDAQYLQSVDDRAKLDGLYECILCACCSTSCPSYWWNGDKYLGPAVLMQAYRWIIDSRDESTAARLDKLKDPFSVYRCHTIMNCTRTCPKGLNPGKAIAEIKKLLSGIAKKDAPGLETAALHNK; this is translated from the exons ATGGCCGTGATTGCTGCGGATCTCAAGTTGCTGCTGGCCTGCCGTGGCACGTTTGGCCAG ATCAGAAACATTCACCTCGCGGCTGCCAACAATGCCGCGGCCAAGAAAGTTAAAAAGTTCCAGATCTACCGCTGGAATCCGGATAAGCCGGAGGAGAAACCGTACAACCAG ACGTACGAAGTCGACCTGAGCGCCTGCGGCCCGATGGTGCTGGACGCGCTGATCAAGATCAAGAACGAAATGGACCCCACGCTGACGTTCCGCCGGTCGTGCCGCGAAGGCATCTGTGGCTCGTGCGCCATGAACATTGGCGGCACGAACACGCTCGCCTGCATCAGCAAGATCGATGCGGACAACTTGGACAAACCGACCAAGATCTACCCCCTACCGCACATGTACGTGGTAAAGGATCTGGTGCCGGACATGAACAACTTCTACAACCAGTACCGCTCGATTCAGCCCTGGCTACAGCGCAA GAACGAGAGCACCGAAAAGAAGGGCGATGCCCAGTACCTCCAGTCGGTGGATGATCGCGCCAAGCTGGACGGTCTGTACGAGTGCATTCTGTGTGCGTGCTGCTCCACGTCCTGCCCGTCCTACTGGTGGAACGGCGACAAGTACCTCGGGCCGGCGGTGCTGATGCAGGCGTACCGCTGGATTATCGATTCGCGCGACGAAAGCACTGCCGCCCGGTTGGACAAGCTGAAGGATCCGTTCAGCGTGTACCGGTGCCACACGATCATGAACTGCACGCGCACCTGCCCGAAGGGGTTGAACCCGGGCAAGGCGATTGCGGAGATCAAGAAGCTGCTGTCGGGCATTGCCAAGAAGGACGCACCCGGTCTGGAGACGGCCGCCCTGCACAACAAGTAA